A region of Bacillus cabrialesii DNA encodes the following proteins:
- a CDS encoding YceD family protein, with the protein MKWTIYQLHQMPKQSFEFDETVELNELTKLNSDIRRISPVRVKGRADIKSKQVSFDFSISGEMILPCSRTLVDVPYPFEISTKELFIFHQTDDIEDDDVHIVEDDTIDLTPIVKEEILLEIPMQIFCESEQEKGAAPQEGKDWQVISEEDKKNQVDPRLAALEKLLKQDDES; encoded by the coding sequence ATGAAATGGACGATTTATCAGCTGCATCAAATGCCGAAACAAAGTTTTGAGTTTGATGAAACAGTTGAGTTAAACGAGCTGACAAAGCTGAATTCTGACATTCGCCGCATTTCTCCCGTCCGGGTGAAGGGCAGAGCGGATATCAAATCCAAACAGGTTTCGTTTGATTTTTCAATTTCAGGCGAAATGATTTTGCCATGCTCAAGAACACTCGTTGATGTTCCGTATCCATTTGAAATTTCAACAAAAGAACTGTTTATATTTCATCAGACGGATGATATAGAAGATGATGACGTTCACATTGTTGAGGACGATACTATCGACTTAACTCCGATCGTAAAAGAAGAAATTCTTTTAGAAATCCCTATGCAAATCTTTTGTGAATCTGAACAAGAAAAAGGAGCTGCTCCTCAAGAAGGAAAGGACTGGCAAGTCATTTCGGAGGAAGACAAGAAGAACCAAGTTGACCCGAGACTTGCAGCCCTCGAGAAGCTCTTAAAACAAGATGATGAATCTTAA
- a CDS encoding patatin family protein, which translates to MAKPKIGLALGSGGARGLAHLGVLSSLHKHQIEVDMIAGSSMGALVGSFYAAGHDVATMKKVAKAFKRRFYADYTVPRLGFLKGDRVRQLVHAYTFGKPIEELQIPLGIVACDLQTGEKIVFRKGSVSDAVRASISIPGIFIPQRLDGRLLVDGAVVDRIPVSVVKDMGADIIIASDVSRVRKTETAVHIFDVIMQSMDILQNELVRHQTIAADIMIRPSLETYSSSSFANIEAMISAGEEATNRTISKIRKEIENWEGS; encoded by the coding sequence TTGGCCAAACCTAAAATCGGGTTAGCGTTAGGATCGGGAGGGGCCAGGGGGCTCGCTCATCTCGGTGTGCTTTCCAGTTTACATAAGCACCAAATTGAAGTAGATATGATTGCGGGGAGCAGCATGGGCGCTTTGGTGGGCAGTTTTTATGCCGCCGGCCATGACGTGGCAACAATGAAAAAAGTCGCCAAAGCCTTTAAACGGCGGTTTTATGCTGATTATACGGTGCCCAGGCTCGGTTTTTTAAAAGGTGACCGCGTCAGGCAGCTTGTGCATGCTTATACATTCGGAAAACCGATCGAAGAGCTTCAAATCCCGCTGGGCATTGTTGCATGTGACTTACAGACGGGAGAAAAGATTGTGTTCCGTAAAGGATCGGTGTCAGATGCAGTGCGGGCCAGCATCAGCATACCGGGTATCTTTATTCCGCAGAGGCTGGATGGGCGCCTTCTTGTAGACGGCGCGGTCGTCGATCGAATTCCGGTTTCTGTTGTAAAAGACATGGGGGCTGATATTATCATCGCTTCGGATGTTTCCAGGGTTCGAAAAACGGAAACAGCAGTGCATATTTTTGATGTGATTATGCAAAGTATGGATATACTGCAAAATGAATTGGTGAGACATCAAACGATCGCCGCAGATATCATGATTCGCCCTTCTCTTGAAACATACAGCTCAAGCTCGTTTGCCAATATTGAAGCAATGATATCGGCAGGCGAGGAAGCCACAAACCGAACGATCAGCAAGATTAGAAAAGAAATAGAGAATTGGGAGGGCTCATAA
- the ricF gene encoding regulatory iron-sulfur-containing complex subunit RicF has product MYATMESVRLQSEAQQLAEMILQSETAENYRNCYKRLQEDEEAGRIIRSFIKIKEQYEDVQRFGKYHPDYREISRKMREIKRELDLNDKVADFKKAENELQSILDEISVEIGTAVSEHVKVPTGNPYFDGLSSCGGGCGSGGSCGCKVS; this is encoded by the coding sequence ATGTATGCGACGATGGAATCCGTGCGGCTTCAAAGTGAAGCTCAGCAGCTTGCCGAGATGATTCTGCAGTCGGAGACGGCTGAGAACTACCGCAATTGTTACAAGCGTCTCCAGGAAGATGAAGAGGCAGGGCGGATTATTCGTTCTTTTATCAAAATAAAAGAGCAGTATGAGGATGTACAGCGTTTTGGCAAATATCATCCTGACTATAGAGAAATATCCCGGAAAATGAGGGAGATCAAACGGGAGCTGGACCTGAATGATAAAGTGGCTGACTTTAAGAAAGCTGAAAATGAGCTCCAGTCCATTCTTGATGAGATTAGCGTTGAGATCGGGACAGCTGTTTCAGAGCATGTAAAAGTTCCGACCGGGAACCCTTATTTTGACGGTTTATCTTCATGCGGAGGCGGCTGCGGTTCAGGCGGAAGCTGCGGATGCAAAGTGTCCTGA
- the ddcP gene encoding protease DdcP, with amino-acid sequence MLRKKHFSWMLVILILIAVLSFIKLPYYITKPGEATELASLIKVEGGYPETGSLSLMTVKVGPANPFTYVWAKMHPYYEIVPDESIKEEGESDKEYMKRQLQMMQSSQENAVIAAYQKAGKKVSYSFNGIYASSVVENMPAKGKIEVGDKIISADGKTYQSAEKLIDYISSKKAGDKVRLKIEREEKEKRVTLTLKQFPEEPDRAGIGVSLYTDRNVKVEPDIDFEIENIGGPSAGLMMSLEIYNQLTKTDETKGYDIAGTGTIDVDGKVGPIGGIDQKVVAADKAGKDIFFAPNQNGASNSDYKNAVKTAKDIDSDMKIVPVDTMQDAIDYLNKLKAKST; translated from the coding sequence TTGCTACGTAAAAAACATTTTAGCTGGATGCTTGTCATCCTCATTCTGATTGCCGTTTTATCATTTATAAAACTTCCATACTATATTACAAAACCGGGAGAAGCGACAGAGCTTGCTTCACTGATAAAAGTGGAGGGTGGCTACCCGGAAACAGGGAGTCTGTCCTTAATGACTGTCAAAGTGGGACCGGCTAATCCGTTTACATATGTGTGGGCAAAGATGCACCCTTATTATGAAATTGTTCCTGATGAGAGCATCAAGGAAGAAGGCGAATCAGATAAGGAGTATATGAAAAGGCAGCTCCAAATGATGCAAAGCTCGCAAGAAAACGCGGTTATAGCCGCCTATCAAAAGGCAGGAAAAAAAGTCAGCTATTCCTTTAACGGCATATATGCAAGCTCAGTCGTAGAAAACATGCCCGCAAAAGGGAAAATAGAAGTCGGTGATAAAATCATCAGCGCAGACGGCAAAACCTATCAGTCTGCTGAAAAGCTGATTGATTATATCAGCAGCAAAAAAGCGGGAGATAAAGTCAGATTAAAAATCGAAAGGGAAGAAAAAGAAAAGCGAGTCACCCTTACGTTAAAACAATTTCCTGAAGAGCCGGATCGGGCAGGAATCGGGGTTTCCCTCTATACGGACAGAAACGTGAAGGTAGAGCCTGATATCGATTTTGAAATAGAAAATATCGGCGGCCCGTCAGCAGGGTTAATGATGTCTCTGGAAATTTATAATCAGCTGACAAAAACAGATGAGACAAAAGGATACGATATCGCAGGAACAGGTACGATTGATGTTGACGGAAAAGTAGGCCCGATCGGCGGCATTGATCAAAAAGTCGTCGCCGCGGACAAAGCCGGAAAAGACATTTTCTTCGCACCTAATCAAAACGGCGCCAGCAATTCCGATTATAAAAACGCAGTAAAAACAGCAAAAGATATTGATTCAGATATGAAGATTGTGCCTGTTGATACGATGCAGGATGCGATTGATTATTTGAATAAGCTGAAGGCGAAAAGCACCTGA
- the coaD gene encoding pantetheine-phosphate adenylyltransferase, translated as MASIAVCPGSFDPVTYGHLDIIRRGAHIFEQVYVCVLNNSSKKPLFSVEERCELLREVTKDIPNITVETSQGLLIDYAKRKNAKAILRGLRAVSDFEYEMQGTSVNRVLDESIETFFMMTNNQYSFLSSSIVKEVAKYNGPVSEFVPPEVELALQQKFRQG; from the coding sequence GTGGCGAGTATAGCTGTCTGTCCCGGCAGTTTTGATCCGGTGACCTACGGGCATCTGGACATCATCAGACGCGGGGCGCATATTTTTGAACAAGTGTATGTATGTGTGCTGAATAATTCTTCAAAAAAGCCTTTGTTCAGTGTCGAAGAGCGGTGTGAGCTTCTGAGAGAAGTGACAAAAGATATTCCAAACATCACAGTTGAAACGTCGCAGGGACTGTTAATTGATTACGCAAAAAGAAAAAATGCGAAAGCGATTTTAAGAGGCTTGAGAGCGGTATCTGATTTTGAATACGAGATGCAGGGGACATCCGTAAACCGTGTGCTTGATGAATCTATCGAGACGTTTTTTATGATGACAAATAACCAATATTCGTTTTTAAGCTCAAGCATTGTAAAAGAAGTGGCAAAATACAATGGCCCGGTATCAGAGTTTGTGCCGCCGGAAGTAGAGCTTGCGCTTCAGCAAAAATTCAGACAAGGATGA
- the gerR gene encoding sporulation specific transcriptional regulator GerR yields the protein MTITRQDAWTQDEDLLLAEVVLRHIREGGTQLSAFEEVGRALTRTAAACGFRWNSYVRKQYQSGIELAKKQRKELRKQIGVHSVNMPNSVKQTAAAAPEGKRDLSIQDVIQFLEQFKETPSAQEFQLEREKMKEQIQSLQKELEDLRSENQTLRNQLEMTEEDYKALIDIMDRARKMVVSKEDGRMKKAAQET from the coding sequence TTGACCATTACAAGACAAGATGCTTGGACTCAGGATGAGGATTTGCTGCTGGCAGAAGTGGTGCTTCGTCATATTCGAGAGGGAGGAACACAGCTTTCCGCTTTTGAAGAGGTTGGAAGGGCGCTGACCAGAACCGCGGCAGCCTGTGGTTTCAGGTGGAACTCGTATGTGAGAAAACAATACCAGTCAGGAATAGAGCTTGCGAAAAAACAGAGGAAAGAACTGAGAAAGCAAATCGGCGTTCATTCGGTCAACATGCCGAATTCTGTGAAGCAGACTGCCGCGGCAGCGCCAGAAGGAAAACGAGATTTGTCCATTCAGGATGTCATTCAATTTCTCGAACAATTCAAAGAAACACCGTCTGCACAAGAATTTCAGCTCGAAAGAGAAAAAATGAAGGAACAAATCCAATCGCTGCAAAAAGAGCTGGAGGATTTACGGAGTGAAAATCAAACATTGAGAAACCAGCTAGAGATGACAGAAGAGGATTACAAGGCATTGATCGATATCATGGATCGGGCCAGAAAAATGGTTGTTTCAAAAGAAGACGGAAGAATGAAAAAGGCGGCTCAAGAAACGTAA
- the spoVV gene encoding dipicolinic acid transporter SpoVV, which yields MNLSKIHTLLIASFFLFLTATVISHPQASFEASKTGLSMWWEVVFPSLLPFFILSELLIGFGIVRFVGVLLEPFMRPIFRVPGVGGFVLAMGMASGNPAGAKLTARLRQEKQISRVEAERLASFTNSSNPLFIFGAVAVGFFQNASLGILLASAHYLGNLAVGLTMRSYGRKEEQQLRRKKTIPFPSIKDALHALHTARLAEKRPLGKILGDAVTSSVQTLLMVGGFIILFSVFNRLLSVVQLTDVLSVLTKGALTLFQLPAQLDIPLLSGMFEITLGSKLVSETDVSLLQKAIVVSFILGFSGFSVQAQVAGILSETDIRFKPFFIARLLQGVYAAVFVMLLWKPLYTAWHDPYRYVFKSLNSGEMPTAFINGWNLLVQIGPAVTLCALFTYIIIFSYRLTNGTKKG from the coding sequence ATGAACTTGTCGAAGATTCATACACTTTTGATTGCTTCATTTTTTCTTTTTTTAACAGCGACTGTCATCTCACATCCGCAGGCCTCATTCGAAGCCTCTAAAACCGGGCTTTCTATGTGGTGGGAGGTTGTGTTTCCGTCATTGCTGCCATTTTTTATTCTGTCTGAACTTTTAATCGGTTTTGGCATTGTGCGGTTTGTCGGTGTTTTGCTTGAGCCTTTTATGCGGCCGATCTTTCGCGTACCGGGTGTCGGCGGCTTCGTTCTTGCTATGGGAATGGCATCAGGAAACCCGGCGGGAGCAAAACTCACCGCCCGTCTGCGGCAGGAAAAACAAATTTCAAGAGTAGAAGCAGAACGGCTTGCGTCGTTTACCAATTCTTCGAACCCGCTCTTTATTTTTGGCGCTGTTGCCGTCGGTTTCTTTCAAAACGCATCATTGGGCATTTTATTGGCTTCTGCACACTATTTGGGGAATCTGGCTGTCGGTTTAACGATGCGTTCCTACGGCCGCAAGGAAGAGCAGCAGCTCAGAAGGAAGAAAACGATACCTTTTCCTTCGATCAAAGATGCTTTACACGCTTTGCATACCGCCAGACTTGCGGAAAAACGGCCCCTGGGCAAAATTTTAGGCGACGCTGTAACGTCTTCTGTTCAAACCCTTCTTATGGTGGGCGGCTTTATTATTTTATTTTCTGTCTTTAACCGGCTGTTGTCGGTCGTTCAGCTGACTGATGTTCTGTCTGTTCTCACAAAAGGCGCGCTGACTTTGTTTCAGCTTCCGGCTCAATTGGACATTCCCCTTTTATCAGGAATGTTTGAAATCACGTTAGGAAGCAAGCTCGTCAGCGAGACAGATGTGTCTCTTCTGCAAAAAGCCATTGTCGTCAGCTTTATTCTCGGGTTTAGCGGATTTTCCGTGCAAGCTCAGGTGGCAGGTATTTTATCGGAAACCGATATCAGATTTAAACCGTTCTTTATCGCACGTTTGCTTCAGGGCGTTTATGCAGCCGTCTTCGTCATGCTTTTATGGAAACCGCTCTACACGGCATGGCATGACCCGTACCGATATGTATTCAAATCTCTTAATAGCGGCGAAATGCCAACTGCTTTTATAAACGGCTGGAACCTGCTTGTTCAGATTGGACCTGCCGTCACATTATGCGCGCTGTTTACGTACATCATCATTTTTTCTTACAGACTGACAAACGGAACAAAAAAAGGATGA
- the rpmF gene encoding 50S ribosomal protein L32, giving the protein MAVPFRRTSKMKKRLRRTHFKLNVPGMTECPSCGEMKLSHRVCKACGSYNGKDINVKSN; this is encoded by the coding sequence ATGGCTGTACCTTTTAGAAGAACTTCTAAAATGAAGAAAAGATTGCGCCGTACACATTTCAAACTTAATGTACCTGGTATGACAGAATGTCCGTCATGCGGAGAGATGAAATTGTCTCACCGTGTATGCAAAGCATGCGGATCATACAACGGCAAAGACATAAATGTAAAAAGTAACTAA
- a CDS encoding nucleotidyltransferase, with product MKAVGLVVEYNPFHNGHLYHAQTAKRQTGCDTAVAMMSGHFLQRGEPAVVSKWARTKMALQSGVDLVIELPYLYAVQKAEIFARGSVSILNKLGCEALFFGSENGDIEPFLKTAKLIDEHKHTFDQRMKEELKKGASYPAAAAIAFSSILHNESALDLSKPNNILGYHYVTSILSGGYLMKPYTTARISSDYHDADLPEGENHIASATSIRKAMIEQNLEACLHFLPAASACELAHYRKSFGLWHTPESYFSYLKYSLSTVTAKELQQIYEVEEGLEHRILRSIRKASSYQEFMELLKTKRYTWTRLQRMNTHILTRTKKQDMHKLLDDEEVPYIRLLGMTKKGQAYLSEKKKTLSVPLVSKLSSFSHPALNLDIKASRIYSLPIEEPLRTEFDLQEYGHAPIRYDEDEQRFLNR from the coding sequence ATGAAAGCTGTCGGATTGGTGGTTGAATATAATCCCTTTCATAACGGTCACCTTTATCATGCCCAAACTGCAAAGCGGCAAACCGGATGCGACACGGCTGTCGCGATGATGAGCGGACATTTTTTACAGCGCGGAGAACCGGCTGTAGTGTCAAAATGGGCCCGCACCAAAATGGCACTGCAAAGCGGAGTCGATCTTGTCATTGAACTGCCTTATCTTTACGCGGTGCAAAAAGCGGAGATTTTTGCACGCGGCAGTGTTTCCATCCTGAACAAACTTGGATGCGAAGCGCTGTTTTTCGGGAGTGAAAACGGTGATATTGAGCCGTTTCTAAAAACAGCAAAGCTTATTGATGAGCATAAACATACATTTGATCAGCGTATGAAAGAAGAACTTAAAAAGGGTGCCAGTTATCCAGCCGCGGCAGCTATCGCCTTCAGCTCGATTTTACATAACGAAAGTGCACTTGATTTATCAAAACCTAATAACATTTTGGGATACCATTATGTGACTTCCATTCTTTCCGGGGGATACTTGATGAAACCATATACGACAGCGCGCATCTCCTCGGACTATCATGATGCCGATCTTCCTGAAGGCGAAAACCATATCGCAAGCGCCACGAGCATCAGAAAAGCGATGATTGAACAGAATCTTGAAGCCTGCCTTCATTTTCTTCCTGCTGCATCTGCGTGTGAATTAGCACATTACCGCAAATCTTTCGGACTGTGGCATACACCTGAAAGCTATTTTTCTTACTTAAAATACAGCCTTTCAACTGTAACAGCAAAGGAATTACAGCAAATATACGAGGTCGAGGAAGGCCTGGAGCACAGAATTCTTCGTTCGATCAGAAAAGCCAGCTCCTATCAGGAATTTATGGAGCTGCTGAAAACGAAACGTTATACGTGGACAAGACTTCAGCGGATGAACACGCACATTTTAACCAGAACGAAAAAACAGGATATGCATAAGCTGCTTGATGACGAAGAGGTGCCTTATATCAGACTTCTCGGCATGACGAAAAAAGGACAGGCTTATTTATCAGAAAAGAAAAAAACGCTGTCCGTTCCGCTTGTCAGCAAACTGTCTTCTTTCTCCCATCCCGCTCTCAATCTGGACATAAAAGCAAGCAGAATCTACAGCCTGCCGATAGAAGAACCGCTGAGAACCGAGTTTGACCTGCAGGAATATGGACATGCGCCGATCCGATATGACGAGGATGAACAACGTTTTTTAAACAGATAG
- the rsmD gene encoding 16S rRNA (guanine(966)-N(2))-methyltransferase RsmD, whose translation MRVISGSKKGRSLKAVPGTSTRPTTDKVKESIFNMIGPYFDGGRGLDLFAGSGGLGIEALSRGFEHCIFVDRDFKAIQTVKSNLKTLELTKHAQVYRNDAERALHAAAKRETGFRGIFLDPPYKEQKLKALLTMIDEYQMLEEDGFIVAEHDREVELPETVGDLVMTRKETYGLTGVAIYKKRG comes from the coding sequence ATGAGAGTAATTTCTGGATCAAAAAAAGGCCGTTCACTAAAGGCTGTGCCGGGAACATCAACAAGACCGACAACCGACAAAGTGAAGGAATCCATTTTCAATATGATCGGCCCTTATTTTGACGGGGGCAGGGGACTTGACTTATTCGCAGGGAGCGGAGGTCTTGGAATTGAAGCGCTTTCGCGCGGATTTGAGCATTGTATATTCGTTGACCGTGATTTTAAAGCGATTCAAACGGTTAAATCAAATTTAAAAACGCTGGAGCTTACAAAACATGCGCAGGTATACCGCAATGACGCGGAACGGGCTTTGCACGCTGCTGCAAAAAGAGAAACTGGCTTTCGCGGCATTTTTCTCGATCCGCCGTATAAAGAACAAAAGCTAAAAGCGCTTTTAACGATGATTGATGAATATCAAATGCTGGAAGAAGACGGTTTTATCGTTGCCGAGCATGACAGAGAGGTTGAGCTTCCCGAAACCGTAGGAGATCTTGTCATGACAAGAAAAGAAACCTATGGACTTACAGGAGTGGCGATTTATAAAAAGAGGGGGTAG
- a CDS encoding YlbG family protein, which translates to MENRRQGMIVYLHSLKQSKMLRKFGNVHYVSKRLKYVVLYCDMDQIEKTMDKIASYSFVKKVEPSYKPFLKLEFESKLDKAKEYDYKIGI; encoded by the coding sequence TTGGAGAATAGGCGCCAGGGCATGATTGTGTATCTGCATTCCCTAAAGCAAAGCAAAATGCTGAGGAAGTTCGGAAATGTGCACTATGTATCAAAACGCTTAAAATATGTCGTGCTGTATTGCGATATGGACCAAATTGAAAAAACAATGGACAAGATCGCATCGTACTCGTTTGTGAAAAAAGTGGAGCCTTCTTATAAACCGTTTTTAAAATTGGAATTCGAGTCAAAGCTTGATAAAGCAAAAGAATACGATTATAAAATCGGCATATAG